The Vreelandella piezotolerans genomic interval TAAAGGACGTGTTCAAGTCGGTCTGCTGTTGGCCGAAGTGATCAAAGCTCACGAGTTGGATGCTGACGACGCTGAAATCAAAGCCAAAGTCGAAGAGCTGGCAGAGCAGTACCAAGATCCCACCGAAGTGGTGGAGTACTACATGGGTAACGAGCAGCTGAAAACCCAAGTGAAATCTGCCATTCTTGAAGAGAAGGCGGTCGATAAACTGCTTGAGCAAACGAACGTCAAAGACGTGGAAATGTCTTACCAGCAAGCGCTGGCTGCTGCTCAGCAACAGGCTGAGCAAGATGAGAATGAAGAGGGCTAACAGGCAAGCGCCTGATCTCATCGCGTGGCGCACCCTGCTTGGGTGCGCTTTTCCCTTACCGGACGCAAGGAATCACCCGAATGAGTGAGTTTGATATTCAAAACGCCGGCGGTCTAGTGCCCATGGTGGTTGAGCAGAGCGCCAAAGGGGAAAGAGCCTACGATATCTATTCGCGTCTGCTGAAAGAGCGCGTGATTTTCCTGGTGGGCCCTGTAGAAGACTACATGGCCAATCTTGTCGTGGCGCAACTACTGTTTCTTGAGTCTGAAAATCCCGACAAAGACATTCACTTATATATCAACTCGCCCGGCGGCTCTGTGACGGCAGGGATGTCTATCTATGACACCATGCAGTTCATCAAGCCGGACGTTTCCACCGTGTGTATCGGTCAAGCCGCCAGCATGGGCGCGCTACTGCTTACCGCAGGTGCTGCAGGCAAGCGTTACTGCTTACCGAACTCACGTGTGATGATTCATCAGCCGCTGGGCGGTTACCAGGGGCAAGCATCGGATATCGAGATTCACACCCGTGAAATTCTTGGTATCCGGGAGAAGTTGAATCAAATCTTGGCCCACCATACTGGCCAAGACATTGATAAAGTGGCCCAAGATACCGACCGTGACAATTTCATGAGCGCCAATAAAGCCAAAGAGTATGGCTTGATTGACGCAGTGCTGGATAAGCGGCCTACATCCTGATAGCGTGATAGGATTCTGCTTTTCTAACGAGCTTTTAAGGCGGCGTCAGCCGCCGCAGTGACA includes:
- the clpP gene encoding ATP-dependent Clp endopeptidase proteolytic subunit ClpP, producing MSEFDIQNAGGLVPMVVEQSAKGERAYDIYSRLLKERVIFLVGPVEDYMANLVVAQLLFLESENPDKDIHLYINSPGGSVTAGMSIYDTMQFIKPDVSTVCIGQAASMGALLLTAGAAGKRYCLPNSRVMIHQPLGGYQGQASDIEIHTREILGIREKLNQILAHHTGQDIDKVAQDTDRDNFMSANKAKEYGLIDAVLDKRPTS